A single region of the candidate division WOR-3 bacterium genome encodes:
- a CDS encoding glutamine synthetase family protein, whose amino-acid sequence MTKGEIIKEIKKYNIKFIDLWFSDILGSIKNLTITTNELDKAISDGIWFDGSSVEGFGRICESDMFLKPDLSTFRIIPWATEDTARFICDVYGPDHRPSPVDPRGLLKRALSTLQKNHMEFNVGAELEFYLFQRDGSKIMPLLHDQVGYFDLGGDLALRVRKQMCEKLAQFGIVVEAGHHEVGKSQHEIDLRYCDALHLADNILTAKMVIKRVAEEHNLYATFMPKPLFGMAGSGMHTHQSIFKNGKNIFADPKDAYGLSEIAYHYLAGLLNHIKEISAVISPIVNSYKRLVSGFEAPVYICWGRMNRSALVRVPQITKNRLNSTRLELRSVDPCANPYLAFSVILEAGMDGVKKRLRPPKPVEENVYQFESIDLQTKGIDVLPRSLWEALEFYRKSELVKKVLGDVLFEKYYEIKLREWNEYSIQVSKWEIDKYLEIY is encoded by the coding sequence ATGACCAAAGGAGAAATAATCAAGGAGATAAAAAAATACAATATAAAATTCATCGATCTTTGGTTCTCGGATATTTTGGGCTCAATAAAGAATCTCACCATAACCACCAACGAATTGGATAAGGCGATTAGCGATGGGATATGGTTTGATGGTTCCTCGGTCGAAGGCTTTGGTCGGATCTGCGAGAGCGATATGTTTTTAAAGCCGGACCTTTCGACCTTTCGCATCATCCCGTGGGCAACCGAAGATACTGCCCGTTTTATCTGTGATGTCTATGGTCCGGACCATCGACCTTCCCCTGTTGATCCCCGAGGTTTGCTCAAACGCGCCCTCTCCACACTTCAGAAAAATCACATGGAATTTAATGTGGGTGCGGAGCTGGAGTTCTACCTCTTCCAGCGGGATGGGTCAAAGATAATGCCATTACTCCATGATCAGGTAGGTTATTTCGATTTGGGTGGTGATTTGGCATTACGGGTGCGCAAGCAGATGTGTGAAAAACTCGCGCAATTCGGAATTGTGGTGGAAGCCGGTCATCATGAAGTAGGCAAAAGCCAGCATGAGATTGATCTACGATATTGCGATGCCCTCCACCTTGCCGATAATATCCTCACCGCGAAAATGGTGATAAAACGGGTAGCAGAAGAACATAATCTCTATGCGACATTCATGCCCAAACCGCTATTTGGAATGGCAGGATCTGGGATGCATACCCACCAGAGCATCTTCAAGAATGGTAAGAATATTTTTGCGGACCCGAAGGATGCTTATGGTCTTTCAGAGATTGCCTACCATTATCTTGCAGGACTCTTGAATCACATAAAAGAAATTTCCGCGGTGATTTCGCCGATTGTGAACTCATACAAAAGACTTGTTTCCGGCTTCGAAGCACCGGTTTATATCTGCTGGGGAAGGATGAATCGTTCAGCACTGGTGCGCGTACCCCAGATTACTAAGAATAGATTAAATAGCACGCGGTTAGAGCTTCGATCAGTTGACCCCTGTGCCAATCCCTATTTAGCCTTCAGTGTTATTCTGGAAGCGGGTATGGATGGTGTGAAAAAGAGACTCAGACCTCCGAAACCAGTGGAAGAGAATGTTTACCAGTTTGAGAGTATTGATTTGCAGACCAAGGGTATTGATGTCTTACCCCGGTCTTTGTGGGAAGCCTTGGAATTTTATCGCAAAAGTGAACTGGTAAAAAAAGTCCTTGGCGATGTTCTCTTTGAAAAATACTACGAGATAAAACTGCGCGAATGGAACGAATACTCCATCCAGGTTTCAAAATGGGAGATTGATAAGTATCTGGAGATATATTAA